In one window of Candidatus Methylomirabilis sp. DNA:
- a CDS encoding helix-turn-helix transcriptional regulator, with protein MGQRRRRYSISVVAEMFDIHPQTLRVYEREGLLRPARTEGNTRVYSQEDVERIELILRLTKELGVNLAGVEVVLNMRDRMERMQRQMNELLQAMADQFDAEMKHWEGREEEGLVPVRRRGLLRRGHP; from the coding sequence GTGGGGCAGCGACGGCGTCGATACTCGATCAGCGTCGTAGCCGAAATGTTCGATATCCACCCGCAGACCCTTCGGGTCTATGAGCGGGAAGGCCTGCTCCGGCCGGCCCGTACCGAGGGCAATACACGGGTATATTCGCAAGAGGATGTTGAGCGGATTGAGCTGATCCTGCGGTTGACGAAGGAACTCGGTGTGAATCTGGCGGGGGTGGAGGTCGTCCTGAACATGCGGGACCGGATGGAACGGATGCAGCGCCAGATGAATGAACTGCTGCAGGCGATGGCCGACCAATTCGATGCCGAGATGAAACACTGGGAGGGCCGCGAGGAGGAGGGGCTTGTGCCGGTCAGAAGACGCGGGCTGCTCCGCCGGGGCCACCCCTGA